A window of the Tunturibacter empetritectus genome harbors these coding sequences:
- a CDS encoding TonB-dependent receptor, translating into MCLAQSTANLSGTVIDPSGAVVPGAHVRVHSLATGLDREVVTDGAGVYGVPSLQPGEYEIQISGAGFSLYTVKKLTLEVNQTVAVNAQLALISAGETVQVDSGAPQIETQTMTVGQVIDRTTVQQIPLNGRHFLDLTVLTPGGVVAPTAGSLTSASRGLGANSFDSAGNREDSVNFQINGVNLNDISQNQITFQPSISTTSEFKIDNSTFSAEYGRSSGSIVNVATRSGTNQFHGEAFDYFRNDALDARNYFNRNFSPATGLPIPGLPGEKAPLKRNNFGGSVGGPIWREHTFFFGSYEGLRQKQGILQNSTVLTAAQQAQIAANAAQFPAAAKLAALLPLPNSGSNYVAFTPGPVNIDQFTVDIMHQFSTSDSAHGFYAFQKDVRTEPALQGDTIPGWGDHRNAHRQILTFNETHVFNPNFVNEVRLGFNRISIAFNPANLTNPNDVGLGDGLQGNVGLPQITLSDIGLVFGGPAGFPQGRNDTLGILSDTATLLRGRHSIKFGGEYRRYLSASFAGNIGTLTYVSTANNFEMDNATVFSIQPNTVTSRVYDTAVGGFVQDNFKLTPKLTLEYGLRFEWNGTPVEGANRFVLFNPNGNGGPTLTQVGTNGISANGAYSQNYNIEPRLGFAADVFGTGRTVVRGGYAYLVDQPVSNVVGGLYTNPPFSTAVSYNGAPIPVSTLYASAKASAIGISSVNPNLRNGYIESFNLNVQQALAAGMVASIGYYGSVGRHLRITTNENQASGPVGSPHLYQKLSPNSPIDANVSIASNIPEVNSIGISNYNGMWATLSKTMRRGLEFNVNYEWTKSMDLNSLGSQGGLTAAGGAPQDSNHLSGNYGLSDFDTRNHFAGTAIYNLPFKGNRLVSGYQLSTIVQYQTGNPINILSSSSNYNGLTGAVRPNKVGSITTHKSQTAIANVTFIPHSNVCAIEPTLAVPDGCSLQIQGTQATPTAAIVYTGIGNIQRNAVTGPGFADVDLSGEKDTKLFEGFNFRLRVDAFDILNHPNFGQPSGNTQSSTFGQISSTRFATSDGGSSRQLQISGKFVF; encoded by the coding sequence GTGTGCCTTGCACAGTCGACGGCGAATCTGTCGGGCACCGTGATAGACCCAAGCGGTGCGGTGGTTCCAGGCGCGCACGTTAGAGTGCATTCGCTTGCCACGGGCCTTGATCGCGAGGTCGTTACCGATGGGGCGGGAGTTTATGGCGTTCCGTCGTTGCAACCAGGCGAATATGAAATACAGATTTCTGGTGCGGGCTTCAGCCTATATACCGTAAAGAAGTTGACGCTGGAAGTGAATCAGACGGTTGCGGTGAATGCGCAGCTTGCTCTAATATCGGCCGGCGAGACGGTGCAGGTGGACAGCGGCGCACCGCAGATCGAGACACAGACCATGACGGTCGGGCAGGTCATCGACAGGACAACGGTGCAGCAGATTCCACTGAACGGGCGGCACTTTCTGGATCTGACGGTGCTGACGCCCGGCGGCGTGGTTGCTCCGACAGCCGGAAGTCTGACGTCCGCGAGCCGCGGCCTGGGTGCCAACTCCTTTGACTCAGCAGGCAATCGCGAAGACTCGGTAAACTTCCAGATCAACGGCGTGAACCTGAACGATATCAGCCAGAACCAGATCACCTTTCAACCGTCGATCAGCACCACCTCCGAGTTCAAGATCGATAACTCGACGTTCAGCGCAGAGTATGGCCGCAGCTCGGGCTCGATTGTGAACGTTGCCACGCGCTCCGGCACAAACCAGTTTCATGGCGAGGCGTTTGACTACTTCCGCAACGACGCGCTCGACGCGCGCAACTACTTCAACCGCAATTTCAGCCCTGCAACCGGATTACCAATTCCTGGCCTACCGGGCGAGAAGGCGCCGCTCAAGCGCAACAACTTCGGCGGATCGGTGGGCGGTCCCATCTGGAGAGAACACACCTTCTTCTTCGGCAGCTATGAAGGCCTGAGGCAGAAACAGGGCATTCTGCAGAACAGCACGGTGCTTACGGCCGCTCAGCAGGCGCAGATCGCGGCGAACGCGGCACAGTTTCCCGCTGCTGCAAAGCTGGCGGCGCTGCTTCCGCTCCCGAACAGCGGAAGTAATTATGTCGCGTTCACGCCTGGCCCGGTCAACATTGATCAGTTCACCGTCGACATCATGCACCAGTTCAGCACCTCGGATTCGGCGCATGGTTTCTATGCCTTTCAGAAAGACGTTCGTACGGAGCCTGCGTTGCAGGGGGATACGATTCCAGGATGGGGCGATCACCGCAACGCGCATCGGCAGATACTCACCTTCAACGAGACGCATGTCTTCAACCCGAACTTCGTGAATGAAGTGCGTCTCGGCTTCAACCGCATCTCCATCGCCTTCAACCCGGCCAATCTTACTAATCCGAATGATGTAGGCCTTGGCGATGGCCTTCAGGGCAATGTTGGTCTGCCGCAGATCACGCTCTCCGATATTGGTCTGGTCTTTGGTGGGCCCGCGGGATTCCCGCAAGGACGCAACGACACGCTTGGTATTCTTTCGGATACGGCGACATTGCTGCGCGGTAGGCATAGCATCAAATTCGGTGGTGAGTATCGCCGCTATCTGAGTGCCAGCTTTGCCGGGAACATCGGGACGCTTACCTATGTGAGCACAGCCAACAACTTCGAGATGGACAACGCCACGGTCTTTAGTATTCAACCGAATACCGTCACCAGCCGGGTCTACGACACCGCAGTCGGAGGGTTTGTACAGGACAACTTCAAGCTCACACCGAAGCTGACACTGGAGTATGGCTTGCGCTTCGAGTGGAATGGTACGCCGGTCGAGGGTGCGAACAGATTTGTGCTCTTTAATCCGAATGGAAATGGGGGGCCAACGCTGACGCAGGTGGGCACCAATGGAATTTCTGCCAACGGCGCCTACTCGCAGAACTACAACATCGAGCCCCGGCTGGGATTTGCGGCCGATGTCTTCGGCACCGGGAGGACCGTGGTGCGTGGAGGCTATGCGTACCTGGTCGACCAACCGGTTTCGAACGTAGTGGGCGGACTGTACACCAATCCCCCCTTCAGCACGGCAGTCTCTTATAACGGAGCTCCCATTCCTGTCTCGACGCTGTATGCATCGGCGAAGGCTTCGGCCATCGGGATCAGTTCGGTCAACCCTAACCTCAGGAACGGGTACATCGAAAGCTTTAATCTGAACGTGCAGCAGGCGCTTGCCGCCGGCATGGTTGCCTCGATCGGGTACTACGGATCGGTTGGACGCCATCTGCGCATTACAACCAACGAGAACCAGGCATCCGGGCCAGTTGGATCCCCGCATCTGTATCAGAAGCTCTCACCCAATAGCCCCATCGATGCCAACGTCTCCATTGCTTCGAACATTCCGGAGGTAAACAGCATCGGCATCTCGAATTACAACGGGATGTGGGCGACGCTCAGTAAGACCATGAGACGCGGACTTGAGTTTAATGTGAACTACGAGTGGACGAAGTCGATGGATCTCAACTCGCTCGGGTCACAGGGAGGCCTTACTGCGGCAGGTGGTGCTCCGCAGGACAGCAACCATCTCAGCGGCAACTACGGGCTGTCGGATTTCGACACGCGCAATCATTTCGCCGGAACCGCGATCTATAACCTGCCCTTCAAGGGCAACCGCCTGGTCTCGGGTTATCAGCTTTCGACGATCGTTCAATACCAGACGGGAAACCCCATCAACATACTCTCAAGCAGCTCAAACTACAACGGCCTTACGGGTGCTGTACGCCCCAACAAGGTTGGTTCAATCACAACGCATAAATCGCAGACTGCGATTGCCAATGTAACCTTCATTCCGCACTCGAATGTTTGCGCCATTGAACCGACTTTGGCCGTTCCGGACGGATGCAGTCTGCAGATTCAGGGAACGCAGGCGACTCCGACTGCAGCCATCGTCTACACCGGCATCGGCAATATTCAGCGGAACGCAGTGACTGGACCTGGATTTGCGGACGTCGATCTTTCCGGAGAGAAGGACACGAAGCTATTTGAAGGGTTTAACTTTAGACTGCGTGTGGATGCCTTCGACATTCTCAACCATCCCAACTTCGGTCAACCGTCTGGTAACACGCAGTCTTCGACCTTCGGCCAGATCTCCTCGACCCGCTTCGCCACCAGCGATGGCGGCTCTTCCCGTCAGCTTCAAATTAGCGGTAAGTTTGTGTTCTAA
- a CDS encoding TonB-dependent receptor, with the protein MGQANTGELLLKATDSTGAGLEASVTVISQGNQYRTVLITDEKGNAVIRRLPYGVYSITAEKQGFSSVSSTLQMGSSIPIESVVQLQVAPVNTVVAVNTEETLIDPDRPSSIMQIGSRQIRDRVQSLPGRSIQDLVVSQPGWLYEGNAVLHPRGSEYQTQFVVDGLPLTDNRSPSFGPEIEADDLESMSIYTAGFPAEYGRKMGGVIELNTKRNPDAGLHGQWILTGGTYDTLGSYARVQETSGKNTFSATASGGMSAHYLNPVVPENFTNRGTVGDFSLRYERDFNEKDRLIVVARHEFSRFEIPNEQLQQAAGQLQTGDNFETIGSVTYQHIFSSDSLGTLEGFVRKNANDLYSDVFSTPIIAFQKNYFKEGYFKGTYSRHYHNQELKAGVESDNSFLHEKFNYSITDPTQFDPDTPPALNFAASRPDLEQSTFVEDLIRLGSWTVSAGLRWDHYQLILNEIGISPRVSVGYYVPSWKMVLHASYDRVFQTPSFENILISSSTQIDALSSDFLRLPVKPSRGNYYEGGGTKAFGDRIRLDVNVYPRDVSNYADDDQLLNTGVSYPIAFDHAVIYGAEGKLQVVRMGPLTGFISYSYMVGRVWLPVTGGLFLGDDADNALSQLSGHFPDSQDQRNTARTRFQYQLMPRLWLAAGASYGSGLPFEYQGTYQQAVDEYGLQIVDRLNFERGRILPTLAVTASLGIDLYQGDKFNSRLQLDGDNLNNRLNIIDFGGLFSGNAIAPGRSWALRLNSFF; encoded by the coding sequence ATGGGTCAGGCGAATACGGGAGAGTTACTTCTAAAAGCGACCGATTCCACTGGAGCAGGACTCGAAGCATCCGTGACCGTAATAAGTCAGGGGAACCAATATAGAACCGTCCTTATAACCGATGAAAAGGGAAACGCTGTTATCCGTCGGCTTCCATATGGGGTTTACTCGATCACCGCCGAGAAACAGGGTTTTTCGTCGGTCTCCAGCACTCTGCAAATGGGGTCATCCATCCCCATCGAATCGGTGGTTCAACTCCAGGTTGCCCCGGTGAACACGGTCGTAGCTGTGAATACCGAGGAGACGCTCATCGATCCGGACCGACCCTCCTCCATCATGCAGATAGGCTCGAGACAGATTCGGGACCGCGTCCAGTCTCTACCCGGCAGATCGATACAAGACCTCGTGGTCTCGCAACCTGGCTGGCTCTACGAGGGCAATGCGGTATTGCATCCGAGGGGTTCTGAATACCAGACCCAGTTCGTGGTCGATGGGCTTCCGCTTACCGACAATCGTTCGCCCAGCTTCGGACCGGAGATTGAGGCTGACGATCTGGAATCAATGAGCATCTATACCGCCGGCTTCCCTGCGGAGTACGGTAGGAAGATGGGCGGTGTGATAGAGCTCAACACCAAGCGCAACCCCGACGCAGGCCTGCACGGGCAGTGGATCCTGACAGGCGGGACATATGACACGTTAGGCTCCTATGCAAGAGTGCAGGAGACGTCGGGCAAAAATACGTTTTCGGCAACCGCGTCGGGCGGTATGTCAGCGCACTATCTCAACCCCGTGGTGCCGGAGAACTTCACCAACCGTGGGACTGTCGGCGACTTTTCCCTGAGGTATGAACGGGATTTCAATGAAAAAGACCGACTGATCGTGGTCGCCCGACACGAGTTTTCGCGATTCGAAATTCCCAATGAACAGTTGCAGCAAGCGGCGGGTCAGCTCCAGACCGGCGACAACTTTGAAACCATAGGGTCGGTGACTTATCAGCACATATTTTCGTCTGACAGCCTGGGAACGCTGGAGGGATTTGTTCGCAAGAATGCCAATGACCTCTACTCCGACGTCTTCTCGACACCTATCATCGCTTTCCAGAAAAACTACTTCAAGGAAGGCTACTTCAAGGGAACCTACTCCAGGCACTATCACAATCAGGAGCTCAAAGCCGGGGTCGAGTCAGATAACAGCTTCCTGCATGAGAAGTTCAACTACTCCATTACTGATCCAACACAGTTCGATCCCGATACTCCCCCGGCGCTGAATTTCGCCGCCAGCCGTCCCGACTTAGAACAGTCTACGTTCGTCGAGGACCTCATCCGTTTGGGGAGTTGGACGGTAAGCGCCGGGCTCCGTTGGGACCACTATCAACTCATTCTGAATGAAATTGGAATTAGCCCAAGAGTTTCGGTCGGCTACTATGTTCCGTCTTGGAAGATGGTGCTGCATGCCTCGTACGACCGAGTCTTTCAGACTCCTTCCTTTGAAAATATCCTGATTTCGAGCTCAACTCAGATTGATGCGCTCAGCAGCGACTTCCTTCGTCTACCAGTAAAGCCGTCGAGGGGTAACTACTACGAGGGAGGTGGAACTAAAGCCTTTGGCGACCGGATACGGCTGGATGTGAACGTCTATCCACGCGACGTGAGTAACTATGCAGACGACGACCAACTCCTCAACACCGGCGTCAGCTATCCGATAGCCTTCGATCACGCGGTCATTTATGGTGCCGAAGGTAAGTTGCAGGTCGTCAGGATGGGTCCGCTTACTGGGTTCATCAGCTACTCCTATATGGTCGGCCGTGTCTGGCTCCCCGTGACCGGCGGCCTGTTTCTTGGCGATGACGCGGATAACGCATTGTCGCAGTTGAGTGGACATTTTCCCGACTCGCAAGACCAGCGAAACACGGCGCGCACCCGCTTTCAGTATCAGCTGATGCCGCGACTGTGGTTGGCGGCAGGCGCTTCGTACGGCTCGGGCTTGCCTTTCGAGTACCAGGGCACGTATCAACAGGCAGTCGATGAGTACGGTCTCCAGATCGTAGATCGATTGAACTTCGAGCGGGGGCGAATTCTCCCAACGCTGGCAGTCACCGCATCCCTTGGTATTGATCTATACCAGGGCGACAAGTTTAACTCTCGCTTACAGCTCGACGGCGACAATCTGAATAATCGCTTGAATATTATCGATTTTGGAGGTCTTTTCTCCGGGAACGCAATCGCGCCTGGACGCAGCTGGGCATTGCGCCTGAATTCGTTTTTCTAG
- a CDS encoding gamma-glutamyltransferase, with protein MTAIETLKRGGSAIAANACLGFLEPTSSGIGGDCYTMIWDPKLAKVVSLALEMRANGRVLAY; from the coding sequence TTGACTGCAATCGAAACTCTGAAGCGAGGCGGCTCCGCAATCGCCGCCAACGCCTGCCTTGGCTTCCTCGAGCCGACAAGCTCCGGCATCGGTGGCGACTGCTACACAATGATCTGGGATCCAAAGCTCGCCAAGGTCGTCTCATTAGCCTTAGAGATGCGCGCAAACGGCCGCGTCCTCGCCTACTAA
- a CDS encoding chitobiase/beta-hexosaminidase C-terminal domain-containing protein has product MSLVKFVPIGLAISGLPPYISSRFEAAARSLLRATLFFCVFTAMTEAALGQVATSVNVPTWRYDNTEAGANIQETLLTPTNVTGSSFGLLFSRSVDGYVYAQPLYINGLTMTDGLVHNVVFVATEHDSVYAFDADSNAGTNAQPLWQISLLNSAYGAAPGATTVPSADVDSNDIVPEIGITSTPAINVTGNTMYVIGKTKEGGGYVQRLHAINILTGAEQPNSPTVIQATALGTGAGSSGGQIAFSPLWQLNRAALSYYNGIVYAGFGSHGDNGPWHGWLLAFDGTTLAQTGAICLSPSGSGAGVWESGAGMPIDNGGTSGRMFFSTGNGLNTPFPPFNPSVNLGDSVVEVSLSGGSLAVTDAFTTFNQAALSAADHDLGSGGVLLLPDRTGPNPHLLIQAGKEGRIVVLDRDNLGGYLPGGTSNTNALQDILGATTGIFSTPAYWNGSVYIWGTGDYPKAFSLNNGVLASTSSSRGTITSGFPGASFVISSNGTQNGIAWAVRQTGGTAPEVLYAFDATDLSKVLYESDKQPRDNPGLSNKFVVPIVTNGKVYVGAQHQLDVFGLLNGEPVAAVPTFIPNGGVFDSPQQIWLSTATPSTNIFYTLDGTAPTTGSNLYTSPIWLTAATTVKAMASGTNYLQSSITSAAFTPSPLTPLPVFTPAGGTYNSAQQVVLSDRDSSATIYYTLDGSTPTTSSAVYSSPIAVGANTTISALAVDPARLTNHAVAGAYVIQPGSSSINFGSGFSTATGITFNGSATTSSDACLLLTSGGVSQAGSAFYNVPIDIRAFTADFAFQLINPQADGFTFTIQNAKATALGSNGSALGYASTKAMPTSVAVKFDFHNNSGEGDDSTGFYIDGAMPTIPAVDMTSSGVILKSGNIMQAHLSYDGTTLTLTLTDIIAAKTFIYSQAINIPQIVGANTAYVGFTGGSGGSTAIQKILTWTYSASVAAVPPASPTFSPPSGSYTTTQNIALSDTTSGAAIYYTMDGTTPTTSSSVYSNPIAVNAGTTTTFEALGVAPSGLQSAVTTATYVISAAVPGVTAVPTFSPAPGTYASAQSITLSDSTAGSVIYYTVDGTTPSTSSSVYSSPILVGSTETIQAVAIAPGLSASSVSSGGYTISPTTEVINFPNGFAGAASSFIFNGVGILSGSTLQMMTASQTSSRSSIWFTPAVNIATFTTDFDFQILNGVADGFTFAIQTKGPLAIGSTGNALGYGGGISGIGKSLAIKFDIHNNSGEGSDSTGFYTDGAQPTIPSMNLTPSNVILTSGHILHAHVTYDGTNLTLTLTDTTTSASFTATEAVNLASVLGGTTAYLGFTAGSGGSSMNANILDWTYHN; this is encoded by the coding sequence ATGTCGCTGGTTAAATTTGTGCCTATTGGTCTGGCCATCTCAGGTCTTCCACCTTACATTTCAAGCAGGTTTGAAGCAGCTGCGAGGTCCTTGTTAAGAGCAACGCTTTTTTTCTGCGTATTCACTGCTATGACTGAGGCAGCGTTGGGCCAAGTCGCGACTTCGGTAAATGTGCCTACCTGGCGATACGACAATACTGAGGCGGGAGCAAATATTCAGGAGACACTACTGACTCCAACTAATGTTACTGGCTCATCGTTCGGTCTGCTTTTTTCGAGATCCGTAGATGGTTATGTCTATGCCCAGCCTCTCTACATCAACGGCCTTACGATGACCGATGGGCTCGTACACAACGTTGTTTTTGTAGCAACCGAGCATGACTCCGTTTACGCTTTCGATGCTGATTCGAATGCTGGCACAAATGCGCAGCCACTGTGGCAGATAAGCCTGCTCAACTCAGCTTATGGCGCTGCGCCTGGCGCAACCACGGTTCCCAGCGCGGATGTTGACTCAAATGACATTGTTCCTGAAATAGGAATCACTAGTACCCCTGCGATCAACGTCACTGGCAACACGATGTACGTCATCGGCAAGACGAAGGAAGGTGGAGGATATGTACAGCGGCTGCATGCGATCAACATACTCACCGGAGCAGAGCAGCCAAACAGCCCAACAGTAATTCAAGCGACGGCGTTGGGCACAGGAGCTGGCAGCTCAGGCGGCCAAATCGCGTTTAGTCCGTTATGGCAGCTGAACCGCGCGGCCTTAAGTTACTACAACGGCATAGTGTATGCCGGGTTTGGTTCTCACGGTGATAACGGCCCATGGCATGGCTGGTTGTTGGCATTTGATGGCACAACACTTGCCCAGACTGGGGCTATCTGTTTGTCTCCCAGCGGTTCTGGAGCTGGTGTCTGGGAGTCCGGTGCCGGAATGCCAATCGACAATGGAGGGACCAGCGGGCGAATGTTCTTTTCAACGGGTAATGGCTTGAACACTCCTTTCCCTCCTTTCAATCCGAGTGTCAATCTCGGGGACAGCGTTGTGGAAGTTAGTCTGTCAGGTGGCAGTCTTGCTGTGACTGATGCCTTCACTACCTTCAATCAGGCTGCGTTATCCGCAGCTGATCACGATCTGGGCTCCGGCGGGGTCCTTCTGTTGCCCGATCGAACAGGTCCCAATCCTCACCTCCTAATACAGGCGGGAAAAGAAGGACGCATCGTGGTTTTAGATCGAGATAATCTCGGTGGCTATTTACCCGGAGGCACTTCGAACACAAACGCTTTGCAGGATATTCTGGGCGCAACGACAGGCATCTTCAGCACTCCCGCCTACTGGAATGGAAGTGTTTATATATGGGGTACTGGAGACTACCCTAAAGCGTTTAGCCTCAATAATGGTGTACTCGCATCTACCTCTTCCAGCCGGGGCACTATTACCTCCGGCTTCCCGGGGGCTAGTTTCGTTATATCTTCAAACGGGACACAGAACGGTATAGCGTGGGCTGTGCGGCAAACCGGGGGCACTGCTCCCGAGGTTCTCTACGCTTTCGATGCCACCGACTTGTCGAAGGTTTTGTATGAAAGCGATAAGCAGCCGCGCGACAATCCTGGTCTGTCCAACAAATTTGTTGTACCTATTGTCACGAATGGCAAGGTGTACGTCGGAGCGCAGCATCAGCTTGATGTATTTGGCTTACTCAACGGCGAACCAGTTGCTGCGGTGCCAACCTTCATACCCAACGGGGGTGTCTTCGATTCGCCCCAACAGATATGGCTCAGTACGGCAACGCCCTCGACGAATATTTTTTATACGTTGGATGGAACAGCTCCTACCACTGGTTCCAATCTCTATACTTCGCCAATCTGGCTAACGGCCGCTACAACGGTCAAAGCGATGGCGAGTGGAACCAACTACCTTCAGAGCTCGATAACCTCCGCAGCTTTCACTCCGTCACCATTGACGCCGTTGCCGGTATTCACCCCAGCCGGAGGCACCTATAACTCAGCGCAGCAGGTTGTATTGTCCGACAGGGACAGCTCCGCCACGATCTACTACACGCTGGATGGTTCCACGCCCACGACCTCATCTGCTGTCTATTCGAGTCCCATAGCGGTGGGAGCAAATACAACCATAAGCGCCTTAGCAGTAGATCCGGCGCGGCTGACAAATCACGCTGTCGCGGGCGCTTATGTTATACAGCCCGGCAGTTCGAGCATAAATTTTGGCAGCGGCTTTTCAACCGCTACTGGAATCACCTTTAACGGTTCAGCTACTACCAGTAGTGACGCGTGCCTTCTACTCACGAGCGGAGGCGTTAGCCAGGCGGGGAGCGCCTTCTATAACGTACCCATTGATATTCGCGCCTTTACGGCAGACTTTGCATTCCAGCTTATTAATCCGCAAGCGGACGGCTTCACGTTCACAATACAGAATGCAAAGGCCACTGCACTTGGAAGCAACGGCTCGGCGTTAGGTTATGCAAGCACGAAAGCCATGCCCACCAGCGTTGCTGTTAAGTTTGACTTCCACAACAACTCGGGAGAGGGCGACGACTCTACTGGTTTTTATATAGATGGAGCAATGCCCACGATTCCTGCCGTCGATATGACGTCAAGCGGGGTCATTTTGAAGAGTGGCAACATCATGCAGGCTCATCTGTCTTATGACGGCACCACTCTAACGTTAACTCTGACCGACATCATCGCAGCTAAGACATTTATCTACAGTCAGGCGATTAATATTCCCCAGATTGTCGGAGCCAATACGGCATATGTAGGCTTCACAGGCGGATCCGGCGGAAGCACAGCAATCCAGAAGATCCTAACCTGGACCTACAGCGCCTCGGTGGCCGCAGTTCCTCCTGCATCTCCGACCTTCAGTCCCCCGAGTGGCAGCTATACGACGACGCAAAACATTGCGCTCAGTGATACCACTTCGGGTGCCGCGATTTATTACACGATGGACGGCACGACTCCGACAACATCCTCTTCGGTGTACAGCAACCCTATTGCGGTTAATGCAGGAACGACGACAACATTCGAAGCGCTAGGTGTTGCGCCATCTGGCTTGCAAAGCGCTGTCACGACTGCAACCTATGTGATTTCGGCTGCGGTACCTGGTGTTACCGCCGTGCCGACGTTCTCCCCCGCGCCAGGCACATATGCGAGTGCGCAAAGCATTACGCTCTCCGACTCCACAGCGGGCAGTGTCATCTACTACACGGTGGACGGCACAACACCCAGCACCAGTTCTTCGGTGTATTCCAGCCCCATTCTGGTTGGATCAACTGAGACTATTCAAGCGGTGGCTATTGCTCCAGGTCTTTCGGCAAGCTCTGTGTCAAGTGGCGGGTACACGATCAGTCCGACGACTGAAGTAATCAATTTCCCAAACGGTTTCGCGGGTGCCGCAAGCAGTTTCATCTTTAACGGAGTTGGGATTCTGAGCGGTTCGACGCTGCAGATGATGACTGCAAGCCAGACTTCTTCCAGAAGTTCGATATGGTTTACACCGGCTGTCAACATTGCTACATTTACGACCGACTTTGATTTTCAGATTCTCAACGGGGTGGCAGATGGTTTTACCTTCGCCATTCAAACTAAAGGACCCTTGGCCATTGGATCGACAGGAAACGCGCTGGGATACGGAGGCGGAATTTCTGGAATAGGAAAAAGTCTGGCAATCAAGTTCGATATTCACAACAACTCCGGTGAAGGATCAGACTCTACCGGGTTCTATACAGATGGAGCACAGCCAACGATACCTTCCATGAATCTGACTCCTTCCAATGTAATCTTGACTAGCGGACACATCTTGCATGCGCACGTCACTTACGACGGTACGAACCTTACATTGACGCTTACCGACACTACAACATCTGCGAGCTTTACCGCGACCGAAGCTGTGAATTTAGCCAGCGTACTTGGTGGCACAACTGCCTATTTGGGCTTCACAGCGGGAAGTGGCGGCTCAAGCATGAACGCTAACATTCTTGACTGGACATATCACAATTAG